One Bacillota bacterium genomic window, TGCCCAGGATGGGGATGCGCGGCGCCAGCTCCCGCACCAGGTCGACGCAGATGCCCGCCTTCTCGGGCCGTCCGGGACCCGGGGAGAGGACGATGCCGCGCGGCTGCATGCGCGCGATCTGCTCGACGGAGGCGGTGTCGTTGCGGACCACCTCCACCGTCTCCCCCCCGCTCACGACCTCCAGCGCCTGGACGAGGTTGTAGGTGAAGGAGTCGTAGTTGTCCACCACCAGGATCACCGGCTGCCCACCTGCCTTCCCGGCGCGGCCGGCGCCACGTCCCGGGAGGCGCCGGCGGCGGCGCGCTCCCGGGCCTCCGCCAGCGCCTGCATCAGGCCCGCCGCCTTGTTCCGGCTCTCCTCCCACTCGCGCTCGGGCACCGAGTCGTAGACGACGCCGGCACCCGCCTGGACCTCCGCCCGCCCGGGCTGGCAGAGGATCGTCCGGATGGCGATGCAGGTGTCCAGGTTCCCGTCGAAGCCCACCCAGCCCACAGCGCCCGCGTAGGGGCCGCGACGCTCGCCTTCCTCGGCGGCCAGGAGCTCGATGGCCCGCACCTTGGGGGCGCCCGAGACGGTCCCCGCCGGGAAGCAGGCGGCCAGCGCGTCGATCGCGTCCAGCCCGGGGCGCAGCCGCCCGCGCACGGAGCTGACCATGTGCATCACGTGCGAGTAGCGCTCGACGCCCATCAGCTGGTCGACCCGGACGCTCCCCCGTTCCGCCACCCGGCCGACGTCGTTCCGCGCCAGGTCCACCAGCATCACGTGCTCGGCTCGCTCCTTGGGGTCCGCCAGCAGCTCCTCCTCCAGCCGCCGCTCCTCCTCGGCCGTCGCGCCGCGCGGGCGCGTCCCCGCGATGGGGCGGGTGCTCACCTGCCCCTCCTCCACGCGCACCAGCATCTCGGGGGAGGAGCCGACCAGCTGCCGCCCCCCGAAGTCGATCAGGAAGAGGTACGGCGAGGGGTTGACGGCGCGGAGCGCCCGGTAGACCTCCAGCGCCCCCGGCGCCCCCTCCAGCACCCAGCGCTGGGAGAGGACCGCCTGGAAGATCTCCCCCGCGGCGATGGCGCCGCGCAGCCTCTCCACCTGCTCGAGGAAGCGGGCGCGCGGCGTCCCCTCGCGGACGCGCAGGCTTCCTCCCGGAGCCGCCGGGTCGCCGGCCGGCTCCGTCCCCTGCGCGGGGGCGGACCAGCCCTCCGCCGGCAGCCCGCCGTGGATGGCGGCCAGCACCTCCTCCACCGCCGCCAGCGCCGCGTGGTAGGCGGCCAGCGGCGAGGGGCCGGCCGGCGCCAGGTGGAGCACGCCGACCCGGTGGAGCAGGTGGTCGAGGAAGACGACCGTCTCGGCGAACTGGAACTCCGCCTCCGGCCAGGCGGCGGCCGGGCTCTCCGGCTCGCGCAGCCGGCCGGGGCCCAGCACCTCCTCCAGCCGCGGCTCCAGGTGGCGGACCGCCTCGTAGGCCAGATAGCCGACCGCCCCGCCGCGGAAGCGGACGTCGGCCTCCACCGGCGCCACCCGCTCGCGCCGCAGCTCGCTGCGCAGCGCCTCCCAGGGCGTCCCCGGGAGCCAGGAGCGCTCCCACCTCGCCCCGGTCCGGCGGTCCACCTCGGTCCCGCCCGGCCGCGAGCGCAGCCAGGCGTACGGGCGGAGGCCGATGAAGGAGTAGCGGCCCACGCTCTGCCCGCCCTCCGCGCTCTCCAGGAGGAAGCTGGCGCCCAGCGGCCTCAGCTTCAGGTAGAGGCTGATGGGCGTCTCCAGGTCGTTGGTCTCCACCCGCAGGAGCGGCACCCGCTCGTACCGCCGTGCCAGCTCGAGGAAGCGCTGCTCTTCCCGGTCCGTCAACCGCATCCCCTCCTTCCCGGCCCAGGCCGGCCCGGCCCCGCGCCCGCCGCGCCTCCGCCGGACGGGGCCGGAATGAAAAAGGCCTTCCGTCCCACATGGGACGGAAGGCCTGGCCTCCGTTGTGCCACCCAGCTTCGGGAGCCCCCGGCCCGCGCGGCCCCGCCGTGGCGGGGCGGCACGGGTGGCACTCCCCTCGGCCCGGTACGCGGAACGCCCGGACGCACCGGGCGGTCCTGAATACCGGCCCCCTGGTAACGGTGGGGCTCCGGGTCCGCCTACCCGCCGCAGCCGGCTCGTGGGGTGCTGCGCGCCTCCCACGGCTGGTGCGATCGCTCGGGGACCGGCTCGGGGATCCATTCGCCGGGCGGCGCACCGCCGGTTCGCACCCTCCACCGGCTCTCTGCGGGCCCGCCGAGCCCGGTTACTCTTCCCGTCACCGCCGTCGTCAGCCGATCCGATGTTGCTCGCATTGTAGGAAGGGCGCTTCGTCCGCGTCAAGCTTCCTGCGGCCCGGCGCCCCTTCCGCACATGCATGTTCATGCAGGTTCTCGCCGGGCGATTGCCGTGTTGTTCGCACATTGCGACGGCCGCGTGTATAATCATGCAGTCCTAGGGCGCTCCGACGCCGGGAAGGTACGGGCGCCTCTCCGTCGAACTGCGTAGCCCGGAAGCCGCAGCTCGCAACCTTACCATCATCGCGAGGAGAGATGACGACATGATTCGCAAGACCCACCTGCTCCGGTGGCTTGCACCCGCTCTGCTGGCGAGCCTGGTTCTCGCCGCGGCAGGGTGCGGGGGAAAGGCGCCCGCCGCGGGCGGCAACGGCGGCTCCACCGCCGCCAACGGCGGCAACAAACCCTACCTCCAGGTCGGCTCGGAGGTTGCCTATGCGCCCTTCGAGTCGGTCGACCCGACCACGGGCAAGTTCGTCGGCTTCGACATGGAGCTGATCGACGCGATCGCCAAGGCGGCCGGCTACGCCGGCGCCCAGGTCCACAACATCAAGTGGGACGGCCTGATCCCCGCCCTGAACAACCGCGAGGTGGACGCGGTCATCTCCGCCATGACCATCACGGACGAGCGGGCCCAGAGCGTCACCTTCTCCGACCCGTACTTCACCGCCGGCCAGGTGATCGGGGTCAAGAAGGGCAGCCCGATCAAGACCCCGCAGGACCTGGCGGGCAAGAAGGTGGGCGTCCAGGCCGACACCACCGGCGACTACGCCGCCCAGAAGGTGAAGGGCACCACCATCGTGCGCTACCCGCAGACACCCGACGCCATCAACGCGCTCCTCAACGGCGACGTGGACGCGGTGGTGATCGACGCCCCCGTGCTCTACAACTTCATCAAGGAGAACCCGAACCGCGGCGTCGTCGCCGCCGGGCAGCCGTTCACGGTGGAGTACTACGGCATCGCCATGCGCAAGGACGACACGGAACTGGTCCGCAAGATCAACCAGGCGCTGGCCAAGCTGAAGGCGGACGGCACCTACCAGAAGCTGTACGACCAGTACTTCTCGTCGTCGAAGTGAGCCTGGCTGCCGATGGATATCCGCTGGGACGTCGTCGTCCGGTACCTCCCCTTCCTGGTCGAGGGCGTACCGATGACGCTCCTGCTCTCCGGGGCGGGGATCGGCATCGCCCTCGTCTGGGGGCTCTTCCTGGCCTTGGGGCGGCTCTCGCAGCGCGCCTGGCTCAACCGCCCGGCCGCCGCCTACATCACGTTCTTCCGCGGGACGCCGCTCCTGGTCCAGATCATGCTCATCCACTTCGCGGCGCCGCAGCTCTTCGGCTACCGCCCGCTGCCGCCGCTGGTGGACGGCATCGTCGCGCTCGGCCTCAACTCCTCGGCCTACGTGGCCGAGATCTACCGGGCCGGCATCCTCTCCGTGCCGCACGGGCAGATGGAGGCTGCCCGCTCCCTGGGCATGAGCTACGGCCTGGCCATGCGCCTGGTGGTCCTGCCGCAGGCCTTCCGCGTGGCCGTGCCCCCTCTCTTCAACGAGTTCATCGCCCTGACCAAGGACTCGTCGCTGGTCTTCGTCCTGGGGGTGGCGGAGCTGATGAGCCGCGGCAGCGTCTCGGCCGGCAACGCCTTCCGCTACCTGGAGATCTGGGTGCCGGTCGCCCTCCTCTACCTGCTGCTCACCTCCGTCTTCACGGTCTTCGCCTCGGCGGTGGAGAGGAGGCTGGGCGTCCATGATCAGCGTCCGCAACTTGCGTAAGCGCTTCGGTGCCTTCGAGGTGCTGCGCGGCATCGACCTGGAGGTCGACCCGCGCGAGGTGATCGTCATCGTCGGACCGAGCGGCTCGGGGAAGTCCACCTTCCTCCGCTGCCTCAACGGGCTGGAGCGGCCGAGCGAGGGCGAGGTGCGCATCGACGGCATCTCGCTCACCGACCCGGCCACCGACCTGGACCGGGTCCGCCAGCGGGTGGGGATGGTCTTCCAGGCGTTCAACCTCTTCCCGCACCTGACGGCGCTGCAGAACGTGACGCTGGCGCCGATCCGCGTCCGCGGCATGAAGCCGGCCGAGGCCCGGGAGCTGGGCATGGCCATGCTGGCGCGCGTCGGCCTCGCCGAGAAGGCGTCCGCCTACCCCTCCCAGCTCTCCGGCGGCCAGCAGCAGCGGGTGGCCATCGCCCGCGCGCTCGCCATGCAACCCGAGGTGATGCTCTTCGACGAGCCCACCTCGGCGCTGGACCCCGAGATGATCAACGAAGTCCTGGACGTGATGGAGGCGCTGGCGCGGGACGGGATGACCATGGTGGTGGTCAGCCACGAGATGGGCTTCGCCCGCCACGTGGGGACGCGCCTGCTCTTCATGGACCAGGGCGTGATCCTGGAGGAAGCCGAGCCCGACGCCTTCTTCCAGCACCCGCAGCACCCGCGCGCGCAGGCCTTCCTCTCCAAGATCCTCCGCTGAACCGGCCTGCGCCGCGCCGGCGCGCGGCCGCCGGGGCGGCGGGGTCACCCCCGGCAGGCAGGCGGGACGGGGGCCCGGCCGGGGCCGCCCCCCATCCCTTCGCCCTAGGCGGCTGCCATCGCCCGCTCGAGGAAGCCGGAGATCAGCGGCCCCAGCGCCCCCAGGTCGGTCAGGAAGGCGTCGTGCCCGTCGTCCGAGGGCATCTCCACGTAGCTGGCCCGCACCCCCGCGCGCCGTGCCGCCTGGAAGACGGCCCGGACCTCCTCGGCCGGGTAGAGGCGGTCACTGGCGATGCCCACCAGCAGGAGCTCCCCCCGGATCCTCGCCAGCGCGGCCTCGAGACCGCCCCAGGCCTCGCCCAGGTCGTAGAGGTCCATCGCCCGGGTCAGGTACAGGTAGGAGTTGGCGTCGAAGCGGTCGACCAGCTTCTCCCCCTGGTAGGCGAGGTAGCTCTCCACCGCCATCTGGTCGCCCCAGCCGCCCTGGGGCGGCCTCTGCCAGCGCCGGCCGAACTTCCGCTCCATGGAGCCCCAGGAGTGGTAGGTGACCATGGCCACCTGGCGCGCCACCGAGAGGCCGCGGACGGGGCCGGCGGTGCCGTAGTAGTCGCCGCTCCGCCACCCGGGATCGGCCATGATCGCCGCCCGTTGCGCGGCGCTCCAGGCGACGGCGGTCGCCGAGTGCGCCGCCGGCGCGCCGATGGCGACCGCCCGCTCCACCCGCTCCGGAGCCTCCACCGCCCAGGTGAGCGCACGCATGCCGCCCAGCGACCCGCCGACGACGCAGGCCAGGCGCCCGATGCCCAGCCGTTCCAGGAGGCGCACCTCCGCCCGGACCATGTCGCGGACGGTGATCAGGGGGAAGCGGAGCGCCCAAGGCCGGCCGTCGGGCGAGGGCGAGGCGGGGCCGGTCGAGCCCTGGCACCCGCCCAGGACGTTGGCGGCCAGGACGAACCAGCGCTCCGTGTCGATGGGAGCGCCCGGGCCGACCATCCCCTCCCACCAGCCGGGCACGTCTTCCTCGCCGTGGGAGGCGACGTGGGCGTCACCGGTCAGCGCGTGCTCGATCAGGACCACGTTGGAGCCGTCGGCGGCGAGGTGCCCCCAGCTCTCGAAGCGGAGACGAAAGGGGCCCAGGGTGCCGCCCAGGTCCAGCTGCAGCGGCGGGTCGCCCGGTTCGCCCGTCCCCAGCGTGACGGAACCACGGGTCGGTAGGACCACAGGGCTCACCGCGGTCACCGCCGCTTCACGCCGCCCCGGCCGTCCGGCGGGTGGCGGCCACGAGCGCCTGGTCCAGGTCGTCGATCAGGTCGCGCGCGTCCTCGATGCCGATGGAGGCGCGGACCAGATCCGGCGAGACGCCGCTGGAGAGCTGCTCCTCCTCGCTCAGCTGCTGGTGCGTGGTGGTGGCCGGGTGGATGATCAGCGAGCGCGCGTCACCCACGTTGGCCACGTGGCGGAAGAGGCGGAGCGCGTCGATGAAGGCGGCTCCCGCCTCCCGCCCGCCGGCCAGGCCGAAGGCGAGGATGGCGCCGGCGCCGCGGGGCAGGTACTTCTCGGCCAGGGCATGGTACGGGTCGTCCGGAAGGCCGGGGTAGCGGACCCAGGAGACCTCGGGCCGCCGGCTCAGCCAGGCGGCGACCGTCTGGGCGTTCTGCACGTGCCGTTCCATGCGGAGCGGCAGCGTCTCCACCCCCTGCAGGATGAGGAAGGCGTTGAAGGGGCTGAGGGCCGGCCCCAGGTCGCGCAGGAGCTGCGTCCGCGCCTTGGTGACGTAGGCCGCGGCGCCGAACTGGCGCGTGTAGGAGATCCCGTGGTAGGTGGGATCCGGCTCGCTCAGCTCCGGGAACTTGCCGTTCTCCCAGTCGAAGCGGCCGCCGTCCACGATGATGCCGCCGATGGAGCTGCCGTGGCCGCCGAGGAACTTGGTCAGCGAGTGGACGACGATGTCCGCGCCCCAGTCGAAGGGCCGGCAGAGGTACGGGGTGGCGAAGGTGTTGTCCACGATCAGCGGGATCCCCGCCTCGTGCGCGATGCGCGCCACCGCCTCGATGTCGAGGACGTCCAGCCGCGGGTTGCCCAGCGTCTCCGCATAGATGGCCCGCGTGCGCGGGCCGATCGCCGCGCGGAAGTTCCCGGGGTCCGAGGGGTCGACGAAGCGCGTGGTCACCCCGTACCGGGGGAGCGTGGAGGCCAGCAGGTTGAAGGTGCCCCCGTAGAGGTTGGAGCTGGCGACGATCTCGTCGCCCGCCCTGGCGATGTTGAGGATCGCCAGCGTCTCCGCCGCCTGGCCCGAGGCCAGGGCCAGCGCGCCGACGCCGCCTTCCAGGGCCGCGACGCGTTCCTCCAGGACCGCGACGGTGGGGTTCATGATGCGCGTGTAGATGTTGCCCGCTTCCTCCAGGGCGAAGAGCCGGGCGGCGTGCGCCGTGTCCTGGAAGAGATACGAGGTGGTCTGGTAGATGGGGACGGCCAGCGCCCCCGTCGCCGGATCCGCCTGGAAGCCGCCATGAACCGCCAGCGTGTCGAAGTGGAGCGCCGAGCGCTCGCTCACCGGACTTCACCTCTCCTCTCCCGCCGCAGTCCGCAGGGGCACGAAAAAGCCCCTTCTCAGACCGAGAAGAGGCGCTGCGAGGGCGCTCTCCTCTCATCTCTCAGGCCAAGCCTGCAGGAGTTGGCACCCTTGGCGGGCCGGCCCGGCGTCGTCGACGACGACCGCCTGAGCCGCCCCGGGTTGCCGGGCTTCATCGGGCCAGTCCCTCCGCCACTCTGGATAAGAGGCTGCGGCGCTATTTAGTTGGGAAAAACCATATCATCGCGGTTCCGCGGGCGTCAACCCGTATAATCCGAAGCGGAGCGCGCGGACGGCAGGGCCCGCGGCGAGCCGATCGGCGCGCGCTGCACTGGAGGTGGGGCAAAGGTGGGAGTCCTGTCCAGGATCTCGACCG contains:
- a CDS encoding anthranilate synthase component I family protein encodes the protein MTDREEQRFLELARRYERVPLLRVETNDLETPISLYLKLRPLGASFLLESAEGGQSVGRYSFIGLRPYAWLRSRPGGTEVDRRTGARWERSWLPGTPWEALRSELRRERVAPVEADVRFRGGAVGYLAYEAVRHLEPRLEEVLGPGRLREPESPAAAWPEAEFQFAETVVFLDHLLHRVGVLHLAPAGPSPLAAYHAALAAVEEVLAAIHGGLPAEGWSAPAQGTEPAGDPAAPGGSLRVREGTPRARFLEQVERLRGAIAAGEIFQAVLSQRWVLEGAPGALEVYRALRAVNPSPYLFLIDFGGRQLVGSSPEMLVRVEEGQVSTRPIAGTRPRGATAEEERRLEEELLADPKERAEHVMLVDLARNDVGRVAERGSVRVDQLMGVERYSHVMHMVSSVRGRLRPGLDAIDALAACFPAGTVSGAPKVRAIELLAAEEGERRGPYAGAVGWVGFDGNLDTCIAIRTILCQPGRAEVQAGAGVVYDSVPEREWEESRNKAAGLMQALAEARERAAAGASRDVAPAAPGRQVGSR
- a CDS encoding basic amino acid ABC transporter substrate-binding protein codes for the protein MIRKTHLLRWLAPALLASLVLAAAGCGGKAPAAGGNGGSTAANGGNKPYLQVGSEVAYAPFESVDPTTGKFVGFDMELIDAIAKAAGYAGAQVHNIKWDGLIPALNNREVDAVISAMTITDERAQSVTFSDPYFTAGQVIGVKKGSPIKTPQDLAGKKVGVQADTTGDYAAQKVKGTTIVRYPQTPDAINALLNGDVDAVVIDAPVLYNFIKENPNRGVVAAGQPFTVEYYGIAMRKDDTELVRKINQALAKLKADGTYQKLYDQYFSSSK
- a CDS encoding amino acid ABC transporter permease, which translates into the protein MDIRWDVVVRYLPFLVEGVPMTLLLSGAGIGIALVWGLFLALGRLSQRAWLNRPAAAYITFFRGTPLLVQIMLIHFAAPQLFGYRPLPPLVDGIVALGLNSSAYVAEIYRAGILSVPHGQMEAARSLGMSYGLAMRLVVLPQAFRVAVPPLFNEFIALTKDSSLVFVLGVAELMSRGSVSAGNAFRYLEIWVPVALLYLLLTSVFTVFASAVERRLGVHDQRPQLA
- a CDS encoding amino acid ABC transporter ATP-binding protein, which encodes MISVRNLRKRFGAFEVLRGIDLEVDPREVIVIVGPSGSGKSTFLRCLNGLERPSEGEVRIDGISLTDPATDLDRVRQRVGMVFQAFNLFPHLTALQNVTLAPIRVRGMKPAEARELGMAMLARVGLAEKASAYPSQLSGGQQQRVAIARALAMQPEVMLFDEPTSALDPEMINEVLDVMEALARDGMTMVVVSHEMGFARHVGTRLLFMDQGVILEEAEPDAFFQHPQHPRAQAFLSKILR
- a CDS encoding homoserine O-acetyltransferase; translated protein: MSPVVLPTRGSVTLGTGEPGDPPLQLDLGGTLGPFRLRFESWGHLAADGSNVVLIEHALTGDAHVASHGEEDVPGWWEGMVGPGAPIDTERWFVLAANVLGGCQGSTGPASPSPDGRPWALRFPLITVRDMVRAEVRLLERLGIGRLACVVGGSLGGMRALTWAVEAPERVERAVAIGAPAAHSATAVAWSAAQRAAIMADPGWRSGDYYGTAGPVRGLSVARQVAMVTYHSWGSMERKFGRRWQRPPQGGWGDQMAVESYLAYQGEKLVDRFDANSYLYLTRAMDLYDLGEAWGGLEAALARIRGELLLVGIASDRLYPAEEVRAVFQAARRAGVRASYVEMPSDDGHDAFLTDLGALGPLISGFLERAMAAA
- a CDS encoding O-acetylhomoserine aminocarboxypropyltransferase/cysteine synthase — encoded protein: MSERSALHFDTLAVHGGFQADPATGALAVPIYQTTSYLFQDTAHAARLFALEEAGNIYTRIMNPTVAVLEERVAALEGGVGALALASGQAAETLAILNIARAGDEIVASSNLYGGTFNLLASTLPRYGVTTRFVDPSDPGNFRAAIGPRTRAIYAETLGNPRLDVLDIEAVARIAHEAGIPLIVDNTFATPYLCRPFDWGADIVVHSLTKFLGGHGSSIGGIIVDGGRFDWENGKFPELSEPDPTYHGISYTRQFGAAAYVTKARTQLLRDLGPALSPFNAFLILQGVETLPLRMERHVQNAQTVAAWLSRRPEVSWVRYPGLPDDPYHALAEKYLPRGAGAILAFGLAGGREAGAAFIDALRLFRHVANVGDARSLIIHPATTTHQQLSEEEQLSSGVSPDLVRASIGIEDARDLIDDLDQALVAATRRTAGAA